Part of the Nicotiana tabacum cultivar K326 chromosome 20, ASM71507v2, whole genome shotgun sequence genome, GCaccttttcccggttgaattaGGGCCTCGAATACtaggtattgtgagttggctccGTAAAGGATCCTCCatgtcttcccgaaaaggtttcagaaggctgacatggaagactggatgagTCTTCCACAAGTTGGGGTAATCACCCAGTATGTAACTTTCCCAATGCGCTTCTCAATGGACAATGGTCCAATGTACTTTTGCAATAGGCGAGTGTCATAGACCCCTACAAATAATTATCGCTTTGGGATATCACCATCACTTTGTtcctacttggtattcaacaaagcggcGATTTTGATCAGCATGCTTTTTCACCCGCTTTTGAGCTTTGACAAGATAACtctgcactatctccaaatttcacTTCCGTTCCTTCGAGAAGCTAGCTGTTCGAGGAGATTTCAACATTTTTGGGGCATGGAGTAGCCGTTATTGTctggtaacaatttcaaaagtgcTTCTGTTTGTAATAGAGGTCTTTTGTAAATTGAAACACAATTGAGCAACATCCAAAAgattcacccaattcttctgcgatccggtaACAAAATGGCGGAGTTATTCCTCCAGCATGCCATTAAACCGCTCTGTCTGGCCATCTGATTGTGGATGGAAACTTGAACTGTGGCTCAACTTTGACCTAAGGCACTTAAAGAGCTgagtccaaaagttgctagtgaagcgagagtcgcgatcactaacgaTGTCTTTAGGTAGACCCCATTACGTgacaacatgagagaagaagagttgaGTTGTATCTTATGCTGATATATATTTTGGGGCTGCTATAAATGTAACATACTTGGAAAATCGATCTACCACAACTAAGATAGATGtaagatctccgaccttgggcaatctgGTGATGAAATCCAGTGAAACACTTTCCCAAGATCTCTTTGGAACAGGCAATGGCTCCAAAAGTCTCGCTTGTGTCAAGCGGTTTGACTTATCTTTCTGGCATACTAggcaagtcttcacatactgcaCAACATCATtagccatttgaggccaataataagCACGACACTACAATGTCATGGTGCGTTCTTCACCTGGGTGGACGACCCACAAAGTATCATGGCGTTCCATCAGAAGAGTCCTTCGCAGATCGCCTCCTTTAGTAACATATAATTGGTTTCCTTTCACCTTCCAGAATCCATCTTCCATGTAAAACTAGCAAGTCTTGccttgtcctaccaaatcaacctgATACCGTGCAACAGGATCCTTGgtgagtagatcctgtatctggtATTTTATAGGGGTGGCCACCtcgctcccccttagggtggcgagtagGCACACTAATGCTAGATTAGCCCTTCGACTAAGCGCATCAGCAACTTGGCTGGTCTTCTCACTTAAGTACTCGGGAttgaagtgaaattccgctaggagttcctACCACCTAGCATGTCGGCCATTCAGCTTTgcctgggtcatgaaatggctacaACTGTGCtttctgtcttgaccacgaacagAGTTCCCAACAGAgtgcctccaaaggcgtaagcaatgGACGATAGGCAATAATTCTTTTTCGTGGGCGACATAGTGTCATTCTTCATCCTTCAACTTTCGGCTCTCGTACGCCACTGGATGCCCCTCTTGTAGCAAGACTCCATCTAGAGAATAGTTAGAGGCATCCGTTTATACTTTGAACAGCTTGGTCAAATCAAGGAGGGTCAAGACGAGGTTACTAGACATAGCCCTTTTCAATGCGTTGAAGACCTCCGCTCGCCTGGGACCCTAATCCCAAGGCATGGCTTTCTTTAGGAGTTTTGTAAACCGCACTACAATGAGAGAGCAATTCTTGACAAACCAGCGATAAAAATTGCATAGGACAAGGAGCGCCCTCAAGGAGTGGATATCCTTAGGCGGCGGCCAATCTATGATAGCCTGAATCTTCtgttggtccatcttgatccgctcttcctcgatgacatgtccgagaaAGTCAATCTGTCTTTTggcaaaggagcacttggatagcttcacATATAATTCGTGCTCCTGCAGTTGAGATAGGATATTCCGCAGGTTCTCCAGGTGTTCCTCCAATGTTTTGCTATATACCACAGTGTTGTCCAAGTACACCACTACGATTCATCAATGTACTCTcagaagacttggttcatcagagtgcaaaatgtggctggagcattagtcaagccgaatggcatgaccaggaagtcgtacgacccatatcttgtcacacaggtcgtcttaTGTTCATCTCCCTCAGCAATCCGGACTTGCTAGTAACTTGTCTTCAGGTCTATTTTTGTGAACACTATaacaccacccagtctatcaaatAGGTCTGCTATTAGTGGgatagggtacttgttcttcacagtAATTTTGTTTAAGGCCCGATAATCCATACAAAGTCGTAAGATggcatcatgtttcttttggaataacaCATGGGACCCATAAGGGGACTTCGAGGGTGCAATGATCCCCGTGTACAACATTTTCGTCAACTATCTccgaagctcggtgagttcgggttgtgacattctgtaataCGCCCGGAcaggtggcttcgcacccggcaccaactcaTCTCATGGTCCACGGTGTGCCTAGGCGGGAGTCGCTTTGGCATGTCCTCTGGCATGACGTCTTCAAACTACTTTAGCAGCTCCTTCATGAGTGCAAGAATGATACCCAAAGAGCATTCAATATCTTTAATACAGAGGGTATCCAGGAACGTAGGTTCATGTCTTTTGActcccttcttcaactgcaaggccgataTGTTCTCTGCAGCCATCTTTATGGTTGTGCAAGGCTTGGCCCCGTCTGCTCCAATCATCAGTAGCATGTCTGCATATGGTATAGGAATGGTGTTGGTTTGTCTCATGAATTCCAATCCAACTATCAACTCCAAGTCATCTATGATAACCATACGCAAGTTAAATTTTCCTTCATAAGGACCAAGATTCACCGGCACccctttggctattccacccactagCTAAGgcggtgagttgatagccttgacacgacctcTGGTCTTTCCCACAACTAGACCAAGGCGCTCTACCTGAgttgaggctaagtagttgtAAGTAGCACCTGTGTCTATCATCgtccgaatgggcttgccattaaCTTTTATTTCGACGAACATCAGGGTCTTCTCTTGGTTAAGAGGAGGCCTCTCATCcgccttcttttttcctttcttgctGGTTGGGcatgggtccttcttcttacAAATACCGGCATTGGTTCCTGCTAAGGCCTTAGAAAAAGAACATACAAGTGTGTTGAAGGCACATATTGGTTTTGTCTGGTCAGCATCATCTGTGTCGTCATCCATCCCATCATCAAATATTTGATGGGGGTTCATTTGTGCCTctgggcattcattgttccaatatGGCCCGCCGCAATGATGACATCCTGAAgggggcttcctcccccgatcGATGTTGTGAGACGCAACACTATTGCTGCCTGAGGAAGGAGTCTTAGATTTGGTTGCACTCCGATCTCCTCCACTTCTTCTAGGGCCACCATTGTTAGGTTTGCCCCCTTTATATCCTCCTTGGACATGCGGTTGAGGCCTATCCGAGCTTTCACTTTATAGTCCCCAAGGCATTCCGCTACTTGGATCACCTTGGGTAAagtgtctaccctttgtctttgcaGCTCTATACGGGCATAAAGTTTCAAACCTTCGAGGAatgtgaagagtttgtctttgtccctcATATCCCGTATGTTCAGCATGAGCAcagagaattcccgcacgtaatctTGCACTGACTTGGTCTGACAGAGCTCCCGTAGCTTTTTCCGcgcattgtactcaacatttctaagaaagaactgtaggcgtatgactgccttcagttctgcccgTGTCtcgagagtatcttcaccggccctgatggcttcatatttcacctgccaccagagtttagcatcaccctgaagatacatggcaacCATTCCTATATTTTTTGCTTCTTCTAACTCCCCCATGACATCGAAGTactgttcgatgtcgaagatgaagttctcCACTTTCTTGGCATTCCGAGCTCCATTGTATGGTTTTGGCTTAGGAACCTTCAGCTTTTGTGGCACAGGGGCGAGGTTCACAGCACCTCAAATATGGTTTCtgcctcctcgaagtaggccttgtagtgcaacattgacaacattgagttgGCCTGCCAAGTTGTCTATGATTTGCTGCGTGGCAGTCACTCTGTCTGCCTCTTATGCTCTATAGGCTAAATCCTCGCTCCTCTCCTGTTATAGGACCTCAAATTTACTGAAAAATTTGGTTGCCTCTATGGCTGTCGTTTGTCGTTCTCCTTCAGAGTCGTGACTAATGTTTGCAATATCATCTTCGGCCTGCCGCATCCTGCGGTCCAaatcgtccaacctttgcacttgGTTGATTTTTAGATCAGCCACCGTATTCATGATGGGTTGTAATACGTTAACCATCTCTTCAAGGGATGCAGTGCGGTCcacatgattcaccatggtcagaaatggtggtaatgacAATGTGTTACCCTCATCCGATGTCGAgactaggctctgataccaactattacGCGGcaccttcctgagattccttggaagggcgacgtaaagctaagcaactgatgtctgTGCAGTTACTATCTGCCAACTGGGGTCCCTTCCGTACGTTAGAGGAGACTGTCAGTGCTGTAcggaaaaaccaatgtcaagagaaaTTGAGAGAACATATAAGAGAATTGataatgaaagaaagcttgattgcattaatgaaagctattacagaaaggcaacacggtgtcgagggggagagacactagtacagagaattgtttgcttgttTGAAAGTTTTattgcttgatccccctaataatgcttaaaaaaataaaatcaaagttACAGGACTTGACCTAACTAAGCTAGAGAGACATAATGGAAATACaggaagtaaaactactctatatttacaattaAAATGACTTAGAAGGTAGAAGCAGGTCCATTGGCAGCAACCTTGACTTTAGCATCAGAGTCTGCGCgaggcgctgttggcatctgtcTGCGACTGGGCACTGGAGAGGACTATCCGTGGGGCGACATAGGCGCAgacgcgcttgtcacttggcgtgGCCAAAACCATCAGGCCGTCCATGGCTCTAAGCATTTGGAGGCTTGCCAGGACGCCATAGGgcacgtccaaggggtcatggggcatggctagAAAGCCTCCGATGACATACCGAATGCACACAAGAATGTACTTGGCTTTGGCGTTGCCCTTTTGTGCCCCTGcaaaatatatgtatatctatGTCCCTTGTCGAAAGTGTTAGGTTCAGTTAAACTCATTGAATATAAGCTTCTTCTGCCTCTGAAAGTTGGCTATGGCTTTTGTCTCTTTGTGCACCAATAACCAAATACACACACGAATATCCTTGCGTACTCTGTTTTGCTATTCAATTTAGTGGAAATGTTTTTACCTTTTTCAATGTTAGTACCCTATTTTGTGGTGTATAACAAACAGCACATGTTTATATAGCTACATGTGATCAGATAAGAAATTACCTTTATATGGTTAATTTCAAAGAATTGAAATATGTATGGCTAAAATATAGACAAAATTATCACTACAGATCTTCTCTCTTCAGGGCGGCAAAGTCAAAGACAAATTcaggatttaaattttataggTATAGATTCACAATTCTACCACATCTCATTTAATttaatgggttcaaaatttattatttgtacatatttaatgatTTTGTGGGTAAAAATACAAGATACGAGCAAAAACTATGAGTTCAGTTGAACCCATAGCTTCTACACTGGATGGTGAATACGCCTCTGGGCAGCGCTACATGTAATAAGGAGGAGTACAATTGAATCCTCCTCGTCGGAAAATTATACTGTGCAAATAggattaaaaaaaatctttttgtgtAAGTAGGGAGCAACATGCTTACTGATCTTTGTCAGTCCCATAGCGGCAATGAATTTCTTTTCCTTGAAAAATCATGTCAACAACATCTGTAGAAAGACCAACCATTTCCAATGTCTTCTCCCATACTTGATAACAAGTCTCCACATTATGTGCTTCTTTACTAGGATTCGTAGGTTTACAATGGCAACCAATGAAGGCACAAACAGGCCACTCTTCTGCCTTCAACTTATCACAATATTTTAAGATATCAACATCAGTAGCAGCAAAAAGTGCACTTCTTGAACCTTGTTGAGCATCAAACATGAAAAAAAACATTTTCTGATAGAGAATATTCAAAATCCTCGGAAGATCCCTCGTTACATTTGTCCGTACAGCTCCTGGCTCTACGCATAACGTATAAATTCCAGCATCAGTTGGTATGTATTTCTGAAACATACTGCTAAACATAATTTGTGCCAACTTACTATTTGAATAAGCCTTTCGACTCAAGAACTTATTCTTCTTGGttataaaattcatatcttggGAATCAACAAAACCAACTGTATGCAGAAGCGAATTCACATTAACAATTCTACTTGGAGCACCTCTTTTTAGTGAAGGTAAGAGTAATACAGAAAGTAATGCAGGGCCAAGATGGTTAACTTGTAGATGTGTTTCGTACCCGTCTTTAGAAATTTTCTGAGGTTGTCCTATGGAATAAATACCAGCATTATTGATTAGACCATGCAGGGGTTTTGATCTTGAATTCCATTCTTGTGCAAATTTTACGACAGATTTAAGAGAAAGGagatcgagttctaaaacatcgATGCTTAAGGGGCTCGAGTCGGGTTCATTTCTTTgccatttttggatgatttgatgTGCAAGATTTGTGTTTCTTACAGCCATGACAAGATGTGCACCTGAATTTGCTAATTGCCTAGCAATTTCAAGTCCAATACCACTTGTAGCTCCTGTTACAATGCAAGTTTGGCCATTTAAAGGAGGTAAAGGCAAAGGGTCATGTAAATTCCTAGCATTGATTTTTTGAAATAGTGTTTCATATGTTAAACGATACCATCCTTGTATCCATTCTATCCATCCCAATCCTGTTTTTTCTTTCCTCATTAATGTGAAAGCAGCAGAAGATGGGCCCATTTTATTGAAATTATGAATTTGAGATTCAGAAATAGATAAAAATTGGATCGAAAGGAAAAATAAGGGAAGTGAAATAACAACTTATTAATTGTTGAAACAAACAATTGGGAGAAGCAAAGGACTGGCCGATATTCCGGAACAGAAAAAGATTTATTCAATGCGCTAAACAATAAAAAGCtcacatctctctctctctctctttttaaaTAAATTGTCAACTGACCATAGTCAagtatgaaaaagaaaatgacaaGTCACTACACTTAGATAAATTTAGGTACGAATTAAAGAATACATATTAGTTAGCCATTGTTACGTAATGCACTTATTGATGTGGTGCAAGTAATTAAGCATTTTCCTTTAGTATATAATTAGTAATTGTTAAAGTGAATACACTTAATCGTTTGATGCATGTACCTAATGCATAAAAGTAGGGGTGTCAATGTTTcagttcggccggttattttataaatttggtaccatactaatttttcggttattctattatattTTACCAAAATTAGACTTTCCAAAATCATCCCAATCATGTCGATTTATCTTCGGTATTGGTAAGGTTCGGttaatttttggttatttttttaatatcatgtaaaaatcactaGTAGAAGTAAAATGTAATAAATACATACTTTTATAGGACTTCGCAAAATTCTATAGACattttttactgtttaaagattgatgaattaagaaaaaatgaaagatagCCAGAGTATAGACCCATCAATTATTTTATCATAATAtaaagaaactaagcaaagacaaagaaaatataaatcgcaCAAGTGGAAAAATATTAACTAAGGACTCAAGAATACAGTCTATAGAAGatcaaatattcaaaaagataaatctaaattatacgaAAAGATTTTTTTGGTAGCCAAATTTTTTTGGTTGAAGAAGCAAGTAGAAAAATGGTAAACCTAGAAAACTTTCTAGCaatcaataatcaacaaccaAATTCTTCTGTCTTGTTCTCTCTTTTATGTaaatttgattaattaaaaaaatagggCTCCCCTCACCCACCTCAGCAGTGAAAGGCCGAAGGCCCCAATCAGGAAACGACGAGTATGGCGAGAGTATTTTttgcaaataataataaaaaatgttcAATCTTTTGTGGGCTTCTTTCGGGTTTAATCGGAAATTGATATTGAGACGAGATTTTTTCATTCCTTTTTGTGAGAAGTAATTGCAATTGACAATTTAAAAGTGGTGAGTGAAGAGATTAGAAATAACAGTAATTCTCTATAAAATATAGTGAAATAtgaagaggaaagaataaaattttcaGCTCGATCTCGCAATGCCGAATCTAATTTCTGGCCAATCTATAAGCAAAAAAACtggaggaaagaaaagaaaaagaaaagaaaaacaagagaaaagaaaaaatagaaaatagtactcctatattttataaaaatattataaaaataaaatttcagtattctctctctttctcactCTCTCAAGGAGAGTGGCATACACTCTCTTCTGCCACATCAACACTAAGAGTATAATAATTCTATTTAAAAATAGTTCAGGAGGGTACTAGGATCCCCACAAAGATAAAGTGTGTAGTTAAAAATCTGGCTATAGGTCAGTGTCAagacccaatttaggatcgtgATCGTCGCTTAGGAGAAAGTGCCCCCAAataagcctcatcggtattttacagaaaatcggacatAGTTTCTCCTGTTTTTGGACTATCCAAAAATTTCTCTGTCTCAAATCAACAATCAAACATCCTAATATCAATCCAAACAATAATAACTTTACCAATTAACCAAAACAAATATCCACCATTAATAGTTCACCCACTAACAGCTAAgaatactaatttatctccaactttgataatAAAGAGCAATACTCAACATAAgtctataataacaaaagaatattcatgacactaaaagaatgactatggagTGACTCTAAGAGTTCCAAAAaaggaccaaaataaaaaataaaatctccgcccacgcgaacaagtgcgaggctcaccaagaaaTATCAACATGTGCgctctaattaataaaatcctcgCCTGCGTCAACTGTTGTTTCTGGAAAAAAATAGCGGAGAATGAGTCGCTAGCTCtatgagtaataacacttaatcACAACCGTTTTTGTTGGGGAAGATTCAGAAAACATGCTAGTCTATATATTAAACAGAAATTATCATAAgaatgccctttcagaaacaataaacaaTAATCAGTCTCATCATGTTTTTCATGTAATATATTTCAATTTGACAATTCGGTAATAAGCTCGGTAAATTCTGTGAAATATCAATATTCATActtgggaggtttcaatgaatggatcatgtaatcggtataactgtggacttctttacaagaagtcaaatataaatGTACTCCCTACTCGAGGAAAATCGgtaactgtatgctagttctaccttcccactagtgAGGGTTATGACGGTAATCGGTAATTACAAGGTGTACCAGGGCTAACGAACCCGCCATTAGCTACGGAATCCTTCAAAGcctactcccatttatacttatctctgtaatccgtatatactcatagaaaaatattttaaaataatatagggtattttggttcttatcaaatcatgtaatttccTTTCGATAAaagtaaattcaagtaacggtaaaacatatctagtgacaacaagaatatttaaaacaacgatatcatatcgagtaaaagacttgtcccacatgcaactcaaaataatcggtaacatattcatattaaaaatcatgtgtaaatcatgcaagttatgaaaaatacaaattgtggtaagattactactcacagtactcgtgccaaaataccaaatgcttcacctcAAGCAATTCGTATAActtcctccaatcaatctataattacataatatcgatcCCATGTAAATTTTTTAGGCTAATCATAACTAATTTAGAATACTTAATCCTAGGAGTTCGTGTTTGAGTCTAACTTCATCTAATCATATTTACCCATTCGATGGGTAATTCAACCAGTCAATAATCTGTTAATTCTACCTATTTATAAAATTTACTCATTATATTTTACACCAAATTAAAAACCTGTGCATTTGTCCCTCTTTATGGTATATAGATAGACTGATATGTAGTTATTAAACCAAACAAGAAAACTTAAGAATCTGTCATGAAGGCTCAAATAAGTAGTTTAAATTATACCCGAAGAAATCGAAAGTTATTCGAATTCGCAGATGTTTTCGAGTGTTGACACCGTTCCTGGCATTATAGTTCTCCAGTGCCAAGTTTTTGCACGTTTTTCTCCTTCATGAAACAAGGATAATTTCACGGCTTTTGGTTCTCTTCAATTCTTTGAACTCTCTTAAtcttcaattattatttttttaccttATACGCCCCTTTCTTTCTGGTGGGCTTTGACCCAACTagttttcattatttaattatttgtttatttatcttATTTTGTCCTTTTCAATTAAGTTCTAGCTAAAGGAGAATTATGCCCTCTTTTTAAATATGGGTTATTACATTCTCCCAACCTTATGAAATTCAGTCCTCGAATTTAATTCAAGTGCATACCTGTAGACTGAATTAACTGAGGATACTTGACTCGCATAGTATCTTCCACTTCCCACATAACTTCTTCAATTGTATGATTTCTTCATAAGGCTTTCATGAATAGTATTTCTTTTGACCGTGATTTTCTTACTTGTCTATCAACAATAATCagcggctcctcctcataagacaactTCTCATTGATCGGTATAGTAGGTGTTTCAAGCACCTGCAATGAGtctgatatatatttttttagtattgagacatgaaacactggatgaataaAGGACAACTCAGGAGGAAGTTTCAAACGATAAGCCACAACTCACACTCGGTCTAGTATCTCATACGGTCCTATAAACCTGAGGCTCAACTTGCCTCTTTTTGCAAAccgcatcacacctttcataggagAGACTCGTAGGAACACTTTGTCCCCAATTGTGAACACaaaatctcttcttctcttatctgCATAAGACTTTTGTCTGCTTTGAGCCGTGAGCAATCTTTGCCTGATTAATTGGAACTTATCAATAGCTTCTTGTACTAAGTTAGGTCCCAATAAGTTAGTCTCACCGgc contains:
- the LOC107774611 gene encoding dehydrogenase/reductase SDR family member FEY-like, yielding MGPSSAAFTLMRKEKTGLGWIEWIQGWYRLTYETLFQKINARNLHDPLPLPPLNGQTCIVTGATSGIGLEIARQLANSGAHLVMAVRNTNLAHQIIQKWQRNEPDSSPLSIDVLELDLLSLKSVVKFAQEWNSRSKPLHGLINNAGIYSIGQPQKISKDGYETHLQVNHLGPALLSVLLLPSLKRGAPSRIVNVNSLLHTVGFVDSQDMNFITKKNKFLSRKAYSNSKLAQIMFSSMFQKYIPTDAGIYTLCVEPGAVRTNVTRDLPRILNILYQKMFFFMFDAQQGSRSALFAATDVDILKYCDKLKAEEWPVCAFIGCHCKPTNPSKEAHNVETCYQVWEKTLEMVGLSTDVVDMIFQGKEIHCRYGTDKDQ